Proteins from a genomic interval of Rosa chinensis cultivar Old Blush chromosome 2, RchiOBHm-V2, whole genome shotgun sequence:
- the LOC112183767 gene encoding B3 domain-containing protein At4g01580, with product MSGVWPTFCSTTPHFFKIILENTSKDIKLKIPKKFVKRYGEHLSNSVCLKIPSGCEWEVGVTRSGNKVWFEKGWPAFSKFYSLDYGAFLLFGYEGNSKFQVCIFDTSATEIAYPVHIEESDNINCEDDNSVEVPDDFPHSCPKTREKSPLPSPRPHKRRRISSNSKENFQGKNDIIRKEYGGGLSSTQSFRKGTHKVCGRMHSSTANVKSKNYSS from the exons ATGAGTGGTGTTTGGCCTACGTTTTGTTCCACAACTCCCCATTTTTTCAAGATCATTCTGGAGAATACTTCTAAAGACATCAAACTT AAAATTCCAAAGAAATTTGTGAAGAGATATGGAGAACATCTCTCAAATTCAGTATGTCTTAAGATCCCAAGTGGTTGTGAATGGGAAGTGGGAGTGACGCGAAGCGGCAATAAGGTTTGGTTTGAGAAGGGCTGGCCTGCATTCTCTAAATTTTACTCCCTAGACTACGGTGCCTTCTTACTTTTTGGATATGAAGGGAATTCTAAATTCCAGGTTTGTATATTTGATACTAGTGCCACAGAGATTGCCTATCCCGTCCATATAGAAGAATCTGATAACATTAATTGTGAAGATGACAACTCTGTCGAAGTCCCGGACGATTTCCCACATTCCTGCCCAAAAACAAGGGAGAAATCTCCATTACCATCTCCTAGGCCTCAcaagagaagaagaataagtTCAAATAGTAAAGAAAATTTTCAAG GGAAAAATGATATTATCAGAAAAGAATATGGTGGAGGCTTGTCTAGCACTCAAAGTTTTCGGAAAGGAACACATAAGGTTTGTGGGAGGATGCATTCGTCAACAGCTaatgtaaaaagtaaaaactatAGCTCTTGA
- the LOC112185917 gene encoding B3 domain-containing protein REM20 — protein MASHGRRNRKGSVFPVTIPSFFVIVLAQALEDGKLEIPRTVVRQCGDRLAQIILIQVSEGAGWGIELTKSNRKIWLQKGWPGFAKHYSLEHGSLLLFSSQGDYLHFGVQIFKRNTLEINYPPLEMNYPPNSSSTVEMNPASGSSHDDSADAYADNDDNDADDEDDDNDDADDGGANDGDAGSNEDVTTSD, from the exons ATGGCTTCTCATGGCCGGAGGAATCGTAAAGGCTCTGTCTTTCCAGTCACCATTCCAAGCTTCTTCGTGATAGTCTTGGCTCAAGCACTTGAAGATGGAAAACTT GAAATTCCAAGAACTGTTGTGAGGCAATGTGGAGATCGTCTGGCACAGATAATACTTATCCAGGTTTCTGAAGGAGCAGGCTGGGGAATCGAGTTGACAAAGAGTAACAGAAAGATTTGGCTGCAAAAGGGTTGGCCTGGATTCGCGAAGCATTACTCGCTGGAGCATGGTAGCTTACTCCTCTTCAGCTCCCAAGGGGATTACTTGCATTTCGGGGTACAGATTTTCAAGAGGAACACTTTGGAGATAAACTATCCACCTTTGGAGATGAATTATCCACCGAATTCAAGTAGCACTGTGGAGATGAATCCTGCATCCGGTTCAAGCCATGATGATAGTGCTGATGCTTATGCTGACAATGATGACAATGATGCTGATGATGAGGATGACGACAACGATGATGCTGATGATGGTGGTGCTAATGATGGGGATGCAGGATCTAATGAAGATGTTACTACGTCAGACTAA
- the LOC112183768 gene encoding uncharacterized protein LOC112183768, whose product MGETEEPSPFAAKSPSFFKIVLDSALRDGKIEIPKAFVMKHGNCLAESVLLKVPSRAEWRIGLTSFQVQIFTRNTMEIDYPTNSSLGEGEELEDDDVSVEILDVVPSKKRGRRELASLWPHKTMRTKSGDEAEVNSYPRAEGGSMPTASISLEANEHDVDTRDGAFLRATSFKYSNPYLVVRMQKSYLSRYLKLQGAFAKECICARGVRIVNLQNSAGRIWPATFTVEVWSEGKQRQGRVSWKSFVHDNHLKVGDACVFELKKGCEVPTFKVHIFRAEDVDA is encoded by the exons ATGGGAGAAACAGAAGAGCCTTCTCCTTTTGCCGCCAAATCTCCAAGCTTCTTCAAGATCGTTCTTGACAGTGCACTTCGAGATGGAAAGATT GAAATTCCAAAGGCATTTGTGATGAAGCATGGAAATTGTTTGGCAGAGTCAGTATTGCTTAAGGTTCCTAGCAGAGCAGAATGGCGAATAGGATTGACAAG TTTCCAAGTGCAAATTTTTACTAGGAATACTATGGAGATAGATTATCCCACGAATTCAAGCCTTGGCGAGGGggaagaacttgaagatgatgatgtttCTGTTGAAATATTGGATGTGGTTCCCTCAAAGAAAAGAGGGAGAAGAGAATTGGCAAGCCTTTGGCCTCATAAGACGATGAGGACAAAATCAGGTGATGAAGCTGAAGTGAATTCCTACCCCAGAG CGGAGGGGGGAAGCATGCCTACTGCATCAATATCTTTAGAGGCTAATGAGCATGATGTCGATACAAGAGATGGAGCGTTTCTGAGAGCTACAAGTTTCAAGTATAGTAATCCATATCTTGTAGTCAGAATGCAAAAATCATACCTATCAAGATATTTG AAATTACAAGGAGCCTTTGCAAAAGAATGTATTTGTGCTAGAGGTGTTCGTATTGTTAACCTACAGAATTCGGCTGGGAGAATTTGGCCTGCTACGTTCACTGTCGAGGTATGGAGTGAGGGAAAGCAACGACAAGGAAGAGTATCTTGGAAATCATTTGTGCATGACAATCATCTCAAAGTAGGGGATGCCTGTGTGTTTGAGCTGAAAAAGGGATGCGAAGTTCCAACGTTTAAAGTTCACATATTCCGAGCTGAAGATGTAGATGCGTAA